The Polyangium mundeleinium genome contains the following window.
ACAAGAAGCAAGCCGACGGCGTGGGTCTCCAGGGCACGCCCACGGTCTTCATCAACGGCCGCGAGGTCGAGCTCGGCAAACTCACGGACCTCTACGGAGACCTCGAGGACTGGATCAAGCTCGACCTCGAGCTCGCGGGCATCAAGCCGGCCCCGGCGCCCGCGAAGCCCGCAGCTTCGGCGATGCCCGCAGCAGGTTCGGCCATGCCTGCGGCTGGCTCCGCGATCCCCGCGGCGGGTTCGGCCGTGCCTGCGGCTGGCTCCGCGATCCCTGCGGTTGGCTCGGCAGCTCCCTCGACGGCTCCCGCGAAGAAATGAAGGTCGCCGATCCCTGCGGCTGTTTCCCGACCGGGAGGCACTACCCCGGCATCGCGCACCTGCTCAAGGTGCGCGCCGTCGGCGTCGCCTCCGAGCTCGACGCGAGCGCGCCGTGGATCGATCACCCGATCGCGTTCCTCGACGTCGAGACCACGGGCCGCAACGCCGCGCAGGATCGGCTCGTCGAGGTCGCCGTCGTCATCGGCCTCCGCGGCGACGTGGTCGCGCGGCATAGCTGGCTCGTGAACCCCGGCCGCCCGATCCCCGCCGAGTCCACCGCCGTGCACGGCATCCGCGACGAGGACGTCGCCGGAAAGCCCGCCTTCGCCGAGGTCGCGAGCGAGATCCTCGCGACGCTCGCGGCCGCGATCCCCGCCGCGTACAACGCCGTCTTCGACCGCGGCTTCATGCTCGCCGAGCTCGAGCGCGCCTCGATTCGTCCGGAAAACCCGCCGCCCGCGATGCGTCGCGAGGTCGACTGGATCGATCCGCTCACGTTCGCGCGCGAGCTCTACAAACACGAGGGCAGCCGTGCGCTCGGCGACATGGCCGCGCTGCTCGGCATCGAGCTCGTCAACGCGCACCGCGCCACCGACGACGCCGAGGCCGCGCTGCGCGTGCTCTACGCGCTCGCGAAGGACTCGCGTGTCCCGCGCGCCTACGGCAGCTTCATCCAGGAGCAGCGCCGGCTCCTCCGCATGCAGGACGAGGCTCGCGCGCGCTGGCGCAGGCCGAGCTAGGTGAGCACGGAAGACAAGAAGCGACGCCTGCCCCTCGTGCAAGCGGGCCCGCCGCCGGACGAGCCGGACGCCGAGGATCGGCCGCCGTGGCACTGGTCCGGGATCGGCGCGGTCGCGACGTTCCTGGTCTGGCTGCCGCTCGCGGCGATCGCGGCGAAGCTCGGCGCGCGGCTCGTCGATCGGGCCGAGCTCGGCGTCCCCGCGCCCGCAGACGCAAAACTCGCGGTGCCGCTCTCGGCGCAGCTCGCGTTCATCGGCCTGCAGCTCGTGGGGTTTTTGATCGCCACGCTCGCGGGCGGATTTCTCGTGGGTCGGTTCGGCGGCAAGGCGGGGCCGAAGGAGGGCGCGGTGGGCGGCTTCGTCGCGGCCGCCCTCGCCTGGGCGCTCGCGGCGGCAGCGCCCACACCAGGCCCCGGCGCCCCGACGTGGGCTGCGCTGCTCGTCTTGCTCGGCGTGCTGGGCGCGCTCTTCGGCTTTCTGGGCGCCCGCCTGGGATATGCGCGCCGTCATCCCGCCGAAAAGCAGGCTCCGCAACGTCACGTTTGACCCCGCCAAACGAGTTTTTTCCTCGTCGGCGGAGTGATCGTACCGTCATTCTCCATTGTGGACGGAGCGACGGAGATGCCTCGTCGTGGCTGTGCTGTAGGCGGCGAAGGGCTTTTCCGACGCCGAAAGTCCGTGGTACCATGTCCCTCCATGAATGCGAGCTCTCCCCGCGCGGCCGAGGTCGCGCATGCGATGTCCCAGTGCATGAACCTCCTCTTCATGTTCGCGGCGCCCCGCGTGTTCGCCTCCGTCCGCTCGGCCAGCCCCGAGGCGCTCGCCTCGGCGACGGAGACGCTCCGCGCGTTCGTGCGCACGGCAGAAGGGATCCGGTCTCGGAACGGCTCGCTCTCGGGGGACGTCGGCCGCGTGGTCGAGGCGGCGACGCTCGTCGAGGAGATCTGCGACGCGCTGCCGGGCGGCGCTCCCATCGAGGAGGAGTTGCCGCCCGGGGTCGTCGAGCCGGCGCGCCGGACGCTCGCCGTGCTCGGGTTCCCCGGCCCGCGTGAAGGCTGGGACGAATTCGAAGGTTTCTTCGTGCCGACGCCGCCGATGCCGAGGGCCTGAGGTCAGTAGCCTCGTTGCGCCTCGGCTCCCTCGCGGGGCCGCAAGATTCCGCTTTTCAAGCAGCCAGCCAGATCGATACGCCCGTCCTTGCGGAGCGGAATCGGCACGATGCCGGCCCGCACCACGAGCCCGTGGGCCTTCACGTCGTGGCGCGGCCAGATGCCCGTGATCCGGGAGGTGTCGTCTGAGAGCTCGATCGACTCCCCCGCGCGTAGCGTGATGTCGGGCAATTCGAGGGGACCTCCGAGGCGTACGGTCCAGCGCGTGGGCAAGAGATCGTCGCCCGGCCAGCATTGAAACCGGCTGCCGATGGGAAAACGACGGCCGGCCGCGCGCCCGTCCTTCGCCAGCGTGAATCCCATGAGCTCGCCCTCTTCATTGAACGACAGCACGTCGCGTCCGTTCACCCAGGTCCCGTCGATCTCGACCTCCGACTCGAATGCGCCGCGCAGGCTCGACAAACGCCCCGACGGGGCGAACACGAAGCTCGCCCCCGGGCGGACCGTCTTCCCGAGCAGCGGAATCGGCCCGCCGAGCACCACCTCGTGCAGCCGGTCCTCCCGGCGTGGATCGAGGAAGCGGTCTTCATTGAAATGAAACATCGACCCCGGCGGCACCTCGACCTCGCCGAGGTACACGGGCGAGACGGAGCGGACCCGTCGAAGGCGTCCTCGGTCGTCGCGAATCGCCCGGACGAGGTCGAACGCGCCCATCTGCGGGCCGAGCTTGAAATTGCGGAGCTCGGGCGGCACCGGCGCGTTCGCCGCGGCCGCGCGCATGGCTTCGAGCGCGTTCACGAGCCTCGCGTGCAGCCGAACGAGGCGCGTCTGGCCAAACCGAGGCCCGAACACGTCGGACTCGTTGTCGAAGCCGGGATCGGCGTACAGCTCGCGAATGACGAGCCCCCTGAGCTCCGCCACGTCGAGGTCGTGATGAAGGTCGATGTTCGCGTCGAGCAAGGAATGCCGCCGGTGGACGGGGACGAGCCAGAAACGGTAGAGCGTCAGGCGAATGCCGTCCGGTCCGATCCGAATCGAATACCGGCAGCCCACGCACAACGTGACGACGATCCCGAGCACCCCGAGGCCCCAGAGCGAAGGTAGGGACAAGAGCACCGCGAGCAATCCCCCGAACACGAGCGCAAACGCGCCCCCGAAGAGCGCGCCGGTCTCGTCGAATCCCGCGCAGTGTGTCTCGCCATCGGTTGTCCAGACGAACATCGTTCCGAGGCAAACTATAGGCACAGTGCTCACGTTTGACAACCTCGACGTTTGTCCCGGGTCACGTTTTTTTCATCGGATGCGTCCCAGGGCAAACCTTGGGTACGTCCGGCCGAACCCGCCCGAGGCGCACGCGCGACCCCCGGGGTCAGCCGGGCGGTGCGTGGCGCGGACGGCGGCGGCGCGATAAGCTCGGGGCATGTTGCCGCCGTGGGAGCACCCCGACTGGTACGACCTGCACGACACCACCTTCACGGCCGGACCCGAGCGGGAACCCGAGCACTACCGAGAGCTCGTCCTTTCGCTCCCGCCGCTCGACGCCGACGATCACCTGGTCGACGTCGGCGCCGGCACGGGCAAGCTGACGCGCCTCATCGCGTCGGCGTACCCCGAGCTCGGCCGCATCACGCTGGTCGAGCCGAACATCCAGAAGATCATCCGCGCCGAGCGGTCGCTCGCGGAAGCCCTGACCCGCTCCTCGACACGCATCAAGTCGATCGCGCAGGGGCTCGGCGAAGGCGGGCTCGCCATCACGCCGCTCGCCACGGTCGTGACGGTGGGCAGCGTGCTCATGCCCATCATGGAGCTGCGCGGCGGGACGCTCCGCGACGGGCTCGCATGGCTCGATCGAGCGCTCGAAGAGCTCGCAGCCATGCTCGCGCCGAACGGGTCCTTGTTCCTGGCCGAGACGCTCGGCGCGCCCTGGGCCCGCGGCGGCCTCGACGGTCCCGTGCGCAGGCTCCAGCTCCCCGAGCTGGAAGAACGCCTCGACGCGGCGGGCCTCTCGTCGATCGAGTGCACGTACCGCTTCCGCGACCGCGTCGTGCTCCGCGCCCAGCCGGGCAACGACGAGGGCGACGACAATGCGACGCGGGTCATGATGAACGCCGGGTTGCCCGCGCGGAGCTGAATACAGGGGCGTGGCGCCGGCGGCGATCGAGCGTCGACAGATCGACGAGGCGCTCGGTCAATGCGGAGAGAACCAGATCCGCGCCGCCGAGATGCTCGGGTATTTCGCGATGGACGCTGGTGGGAAGGCTTTTGGAGTACGGAAGGCTGCGGCTGCGCAGGAAGGGGTAAAGGGCGCGCAGGGGGCACACGGCCGTCAATGACCGTTCGTCGCGGCAATCCAGGCGGCGAGGTCCTGCGGGGAGAGGTCGAGAACAGCGTCGCCGACCCGGTCAGGGCCGTCTGCGCGGATTCGCGCGAGCAACGTTGCTCGGGCTCGGTCAACGCGCGGCCGAGTCGGCGCTCGAAGAGGTGAATGAGCGGCCGGAGGCCCTCCTGGAGGCCTTCCTGGAGGCCCTTCTCGATCCCTTGCTCGATCCCCTTCTCGATTCCTTGCTCGATCCCCTTCTCGATTCCTTGCTCGATCCCCTTCGAGTACCCTTCCTCCAGCCCTTCCTTGTAGATCCAGTTCTGCATCACCAGCTCCCTCGGCAACAGCGATCGTACCACGTCTCGTAATCCCCGCTCGCGTTGATCCGCTTCCGCCAGGACGGCCATGGCCGTGCCGAGCTCGTCGAACGTCGCGGGCGGGACACGCGCGCGAAGCTCGCCGAGCACGCGCTCGACGCTGCGTTCGTCCGCGTCCACGGCGAGTGGCGCGAAGGCGAGCCAGAAGCTCCCCCAGGCAGCAAGCTCGGCGATCGTCCGCTGGTAGACCGGCTCGATGCGGAAGTGGACCCCCGAAAACGGCGCGCCGCGCGGAGAAACCCGATAGGTGCCGTACAGGGGCCACGGCTCTTCGCGACCGCCCAAGAGGACGACGATGCTCTCGATGGGCGGTACGAGTTCCGGGCCGCTCTTGTTCTCTTCCGCGACCGCAAAGCCGAGGAGCGCCTGATACTCATAGGTCCGATATGGCATGTTCGAGGGCATCGCTGTCTGCCATTCCACGTGGAGGAGCCTCCTCTCACCGTCGATGCGCACATCGAGCGTTCGATCGAGCTCGCGGTGGCGCGAGGTGACCTGGGTCTCGAGCACGGTCGCGGTGAGCGGTCCCTCGCAGCCGAGCAGGCCGCGCGCGAGTTCGTCCGGGAACCGCTGCGAGATGTGGCGCAGGATCAGATCGACGCTGTCGTCTTCGGGGGACACACGCGCCGTGTACCGATGGGGTGGGGTTCCGTCAAGTAAAACGTTTTACCGCGGACGCAGGCGCGGGGTGCCCCCCTCCGCGAGGAACCCGCGAGCGGCCCCGAAAATGGCGCAACGCTACTTGCCGTGCCCCGGGCCGAGCACGAGCTCCATCTTCGCCACCGGGTCGAAGTTCTCGACGTGCGGCGGGTGATGGCATTGCGAGACGCACGACTGCGGATCCGGCTTCAGGATGATGAGCCCCTCCGCATCCGGCTTCCTCGCGTGGAGCGACCCCGGCCCGTGGCACTCCTCGCATTGCACGTCCTTGAGTTTGTCCACGAACGTGACCGTCGAGCCTCCGGGTTTGTCGTAGCCCGTGACGTGGCAGCTCACGCAGTCGAGGTTGAACTCTTTGAAGTCCTTCTGCAGCGTCTCGTACGCCTTCGCGTGCGCCGTGCCGTCGTAGACCTTGCGCTCCTCGTCGTGGCAAACCGTGCACGCCTCGATGCCGATGAAGGTCGCCTTCCCCGCCGCCGCGGCCACGGGCTTGCGGTCGGCAAACGCCGTGCGGTTGTGCTCGTTCACGCGCTTGTAGTAATCGACGAGCTTCGTCGCCATCGTCGGGTCGGCGCCGAGTTTTTCGCGCACCTCGACAAGCTTGTACCGGAAGAAGCTGCCCTTCGGCGCAGGCATCGGTGCTTCGAGCTTCGCCCGCTCGGCGCGCAGCTTTTCAAGGTCGGCCTTGCGCGCGGCGAGATCCTCGGCCTTCACCTTGCCGCCCTTTTCCCACGATTGAATGCGCGTCTCGAGGTCACGAACGCGGCCCGCGAGCGAGACGAGCTCCTCGGCGCGCTCGATGCCGCTCGCGTCCGCGAACGAGAGGACTTCCGAATCCCGCGCGCGCACGTAGAGATCCACGACGCCCACCGTCTGCAGGTGGTTCGACGTCTCCACGACGAGCGTCGAGCCCACGCGCATCGGCGGCTTCGGCGCGTCGTTGTTATGGTCGGTCTCCTGTGGCTTGCCGAGCACCAGCACCGCGAGCTCAGGAATCGCGTCCGCGAGCCGCAGCGCCTCGCCGCGCGGGATCGCGGCGAGCCCCACGAGCACGCGCGCGCCCTGTTTTTTCGCCTCCGCGACCCCCGCCTTCATCGCGTCGAGCGCGGGCTTCGTGCGGATCCCGTCGGGCAGCTTCCCCGCGCGATCCCGCGGCTCGGCCACGCCGATGATCCCCACCTTCACGCCCGCGACCTCGCGCACCACAACGCCCGTCACGCCGGGCACGCCGTCCACGTTCCCCGCGAGAAGCGCCGATCCCGCGGTCGACACGTATTTCGTGAGCGCCTCGCCGCCGGCCGCCCAATCGTTCAAGCCCGGCGCCCACGCCACGAGCCCAAGCTCCTTCGCCGCCGCCGCGAGCGTCTCCGCCTTCCACGACTGCTGCGTCACCTCCTCGGGCCGGAGCGTCGGCTCGCCGAAGAGCATCGGACCCGCGCCGAGAACCAGGCCCGCAGGCACGCCGGCCGACTCCGCGCGGAGGAACGCCGCCAGGTGATCGACCCCGCCGAGCTGATCCTTCGTGCAACCACACGGCTCGATCGCGCCGGCGACCGTGCTCAGGAGGTACAGGCGTATTGTCGGCTGCGCGGGGGCCGCGTCGTCCTCGGCCGTGACAGCGGGAGGCGTCCGGCAACCCTGACACGCGGCCACGGTGGCTCCGAGGACGAGGGACAGGATGAGAGCCGTGCTAGGAAGCGCGCGAGGCATCGGACGGCTTGTAGCACAGCGCGCGGCGCTTCGTCGCCGGCCGGCCGCCTCGCGCCTCAGCCCCGCGACCGCCGCGACGACTTCGGCAGCGCCGCATATTCGTGTCCGAAGACCTTCCGATCGAGCGTGCGGCCCCGAGCATCACGCAGGGAGACGCGCCAGCGGACATGCACGCGTTCGCCGAGGTCGAGCGTCGGCCCCCATACGATGTGGTCGGCGAGCACGCGCGAGGGCAAGCGAATGCGCTGGCGACCGACATGAACGTTGCTGTCGGGTATCACCACCACGTCGCCCTCGCCGAGCACCTCGTGGCTCGTATCTTCGAGCGCGTAATGCAGCGTCGTCGGCACGTGCGCCCGGCCTTCGATCGAATACCGCACCGTCGCGGAGAGACGCGTCCCGGCCGCGACGCCGAGGATGCTGCCTTTTCCGACCCCCGCGGCGGCCTGGCAACGCGATAACGGAAAATCACCGAATGTGCCGATTCGAACAGGTACATGGGTCGCGTGCCACCGCCGCTGCAAGATCCCCTGCGATTGGTCGAGCGCCCGCATATCCGAAATGTATTTCGCGCCCTGAAACTCCAGATCACCGTCGGACGTTTGCATCGCTTCGAGCAGCGCTCCGGTGAAACGCGCTCGCCCTTCCCCCTCGGTCCCCACGCCGATCCGCGTCGCCCGCGCCGCAGCCACCCGCAGGCCTTTGCGCGCCCGGGCCACCGCCTCGACCCATTTTGGCACCACGTCCTCGTCGGGCACCGCCCCGACCACGAGATCGAGGACGAAAAGCACGGACGGCGCAGACACGCGCTCGAAATGGCGAGCGAGCGCCTCCGCGCCAATACACCCGTCCGCGACATGGAGCCCCTTGTCGCTGGCCCGACCTGAAAAATACACGACGAAGAACGGCGTGCTCTCGCGGGACGCCGCGTCGAATGCGCTGTTGACGGCCATTTTCGTGGCGTCCTCGCCCACGAGGCACGTCGCGACGGTGTCCGGCGGCCCGAGCGCGCCCGTGAACAGGCGAAACACGTCGCGGGCATTGGTCTCTTCGCACCCGAGCTGCGACACGCCGGGCACTCCGAGGCAAACGACACGATGACTGGCGCTGGGCGGAGCCATGACGACTTCCCTGGCGCGCGCGAGCAGGCCCGAGCAGCACGACCGGGCGAGGCGCGACCTGGGCCGGATACTGAACGAAGTTTCAGTTCATGTCAACGGGGCTCTCGATCCAGGTTCGGCGCGGGATCCACCGTGGAAAAACACCTGTGGTTCCAAGGGGACGAACGGACGTGCCGTTGGGCGGGATACGTTCTTCAGGGCACCTCGACCGGAGGGAACAGGGGGCGGTTGTTCAGTAGTACAGCAAGTGCCTCCGGTCGAGGCGGGCGTGAGGGGCGGGCAGGTTCAGGGAGCGAGGGCGCTGCGAGCGGGCGAAGGATCAGGCCGCTTTTCCGGGCTTCCTGTCGTGGGCGCGGCCCTTCTTCTTGTCGTGGCCGCCCTGCTTGAGGCCCTTCGCGGCCTTGCGAACCTCCTTGGCCTCGTCCTTCGTGACGGTGCCGTCCTGCGCGACGCGCTTGGCGGCGGCGCGCACCTCGGTCGCGCTCGCGTCGAAGGCCTTGCGGCGCGCGGCGCGGTCGGCCTCGGGGAGGTTTTTCTCCTTCATGTGGCTCTCCATGCGCCCGCGGGCCTTCTCGATGCGCTTCTCCACGTGCTTCGTGAATTGATCGGCCGGGATCGGGAACGCGACGCGCTTCTTCTTGCCGGCCTCGTCCCTGGCCTTGGCGCCGGCCGGGGCGCTGCCCTCACCCGCGAAAGCGACCGTGGGCGCGGCGGCGAAAGCGAGGCAAAGAGCGACGGCGAGGGGGCGGAAGAACGAGGGGACGTACGTCATGGCTGGCTCCTTGGGACAGCGCCTGTCTCGGCGCTCGCGAGGAGGAATTGCACGCACCGTGCCGAGCCCGTTCGCGCGGCGGATCCGCGATTTTCGCCGGAAATTGGCTGCGGAGCGATCGCCGCGGGCGCGACGTGCGGAGAGATCGGCGCGGCGCAGGCTCCGCACCGCGCGCGGGATGGATGTCAGAAGACGGGCGGCGCGAAGGGGAGGATCGTCTTCAGGTCCTTGTCGTTGAAGCGGAGCTGAAGGCCGATGAAGTAGTCACGCCGGTCGGCGTTCAGGATGTCGTCCACGCCGCCGAGGAGCCACAGTTTGCGGATGAACTCGTACGCGAGCGCGACCCTCCAGCGCGGCGAGACCTGCTCGCCGAAGCCGAAGAGGTCCTGGCGGAGCTCGAATCGATCGTCGAGCAGGTGCAAGTCGAGGCCGATGCCGCCCGTCGACTCCTTGATGCCGAAGCGGCCCGTGAAGGGGCCGAATCGCTTGGCGAACTGGAACGAGAAGCGAAAGGCGTTCGTCGTGACCGTCCGGACCTCGCGGTAATGCGGCGGGTCGTTCGGGTTCGTCGTGTCGACGTCGATCTGCTCGAACGTGGTGAGGCCGCGCGGGTCGTTGACGAGCTCGATGAGGTAATACTTGTCCTCGGACGGCTGGAGGCGCAGCTCGACGTAGCTCTTGATGGTGTTCGCGAGGAAGTTGTAATCGGTCCGCAGGCCGACGATGGTCTGAAGCCGGCCCATGCCGCCGACGAGCTCGCCGACGTCGCCGACGGCGCTCTCGACCTCGTTGATGAGCGTCTCGTCCTTCGAGAGCTTGCCGAGCGTGCCCTCGCCACGATCGATCCGCGCCGCGACGTTGTCCGCGTGCGCGAGCGCGCTCTCGAGCGAGGTCGTCGCCTTGTCGATGCGCGCCGCTGCGTTCCGGAGCTCGCCCCCTTTGCCGTTCTCGCCGGGCGCACTCGTCATCTTGCGGACGTCGCCCGTCACCTGCCGCAGGTTGTCGAGGATCGCGTTGATGTTCGGCTGCGAGTTCTGCGTGATCGTGTTGATGTTGTTGATCGTGTCGCGGACCGCCGTGCGGTTCTCTTTGACGGTCTCGTTCAGCGCCTCGGTGACCTCGGCGAGGTTTTTCAGGATCTTTTCGAGCTGATCCTTGCCCGTGTCGCTGCCGACGGTGCCCTTCAAGGACTCGGTCACCGTTTTGACGTCCTTCAGGATCTCCGAGACCTGCCCCTGCAAGGACTGGATCGAGGGCTCTTCGATATAGTGCGTGATCTGCCCGCGATCCGGGATGCGCGGCGTGCCTTCCGTCCCGGGCGCGAGCACGATGTAGTATTCGCCGATCAGGCTCGTCGCGCGCTTGCCAATGGCAGCGTCGTCGAAAAGCGGGGCCGTCGGGAACATCTTGATGTCGACGCGCGCTTTGCCGCCGTCGAGCCAGATGCGGTCGACCGTGCCGACCTGGATGCCCTGGATCATCACGCGCGAATGAGGTGCGACGCCGGTCACGTCGGGCAAGTACGCCCAGACGCGATAACCGTTCTCAGTGCCCGCATCGGGCGAGATGAAGCGATACGCGCCCCACGCCGCAGCCGCGAGCGCGACGGTCATCAAGCCGACCTTGGCGCCTTTATTGACCTCGATGCCCAAGCGAGCCGAGCGTACCACGGAAATGCTGAAGAGACGCGCTCGTTTCGCGTGGTCACCGGGGCGATCACCAGGGAGCGACAGGCGCGCCGAAATTTGCTACCACCTGAGGCATGCGTGGCGTAGCTCGGGCAGCGCTCGTGACGTTCGCGCTCGGCGGGATGGGCTGCACCGGCGCCGCGCCGATGACGCCCGCCCCCACGGCGCCGGCCACAGAATCGCAAGCCAGAGGGGACAGGCCGGCGTGGCTCCCCGCGTACACGGATGCGCAGCGCGCGTTGCTCGCGCCAGTCGATACGCCGATTCAGGCGCCCGCATCGCGCGTGTATCCGGACCTGCATCGGTTCGAGTACGCAGGCCCCGCGCGCCTCGACGATCTCAAGAGGACGCTCCGGTTTTCCACGTTGATCGTCACGGTGATCGAGAAGTCCCCGCGGCTCTACGCGCTCGACGACGCAGCCCCCGAGCTCGCGAACCTGATCGCGCAGTACGGCCCGCCCCCGGCCGCAGAGCCGGATCCGTGGCAAACGGCGGAGGTGGTCCCCAAGAACCGCACGCTCACGCTGGCGCCGGTGAAGCTCTCGGACGAGGCGAAGGCGTCGCTCGCGACGGCCCGCGCGAAACGCGACGCGGGCGATACGAAGGCCGCCGTCGAGGCGTTTCGCGCGGCGCGCGGGTTCGCGCGGGCCGCGGGGATCGCGCTGGAGCTCGGGGAGATGCTCGTCGCGCAAAAGCAGACGCAGGAAGCACGCGAGGCCTTCGAGGATGCGGTCCGCATCGACCCCACGCTCGCGACGGCGCACCTCCGCCTCGCCGAGCTTGCCGAAAAACGAGGGGATCGCGACGAGGCGCGCCGCAGGCTCGCCGAGGCCATCGCGTTCTGGCCCGCCTCGCGCCGCGCGATGGCGCTCGCCGACCGGCTCTCGAACGGCCTCGCCTCGTCGCGTCACACGCGCCTGCCCTTGTTCCAAGTCTTCTTCGACGTCGACAACGCGGGCGCGATCCACGTCGGCTCCTCGGGCGGCGATCCCGCGCGGATCTACGCTGGTTGCCGCGCCGTGATGCGCTACGAGCCCGAGATCCGCGCGCGGATCTTCGAGCAGCCCGAGGACGTGCCCTACCACCTCACGATGATGGAAGAGCTGATCTGCCTGGAGTCCGCGATCGGGACGTACGTCGCCGCGCGCATGTCGAAGGAGCGCGCTCCCGCGGATCCGGCGATGGACGCGCTCCTCGAGGTCGCCCACGAGGAAGGGCTCGGCGGGTACGTCATGACCGAGATCCTGGGCCGGCACCGTCCCGAGCGGGCGCGGGTCGCGCCACGGGAGGTGCATGAGGCCATGGTGCGGTACGTCGAACGCACGATGCTCGGCGCGCCGCTCGTCGCCGACCCCGCGCAAGGGGTGTACACGGCGGCGCGTTGACACCACCCGGAGATCGTCGATGAACGCTCATGCGCGCCGATTGCACCGAGGTCCGTCCCTCCTCCACGCGCTCGTTTGCTCGCTTCCCGCCCTGGCCGCCCTGGCGCTGCCGCTCGTCGCCTCCGCGGAAGCCGGCGCGCTGCGCGTCACCTGGAAGCAAGCCGTTTCGTCCCCGCACCCCGCCGCGAAGGC
Protein-coding sequences here:
- a CDS encoding 3'-5' exonuclease — its product is MKVADPCGCFPTGRHYPGIAHLLKVRAVGVASELDASAPWIDHPIAFLDVETTGRNAAQDRLVEVAVVIGLRGDVVARHSWLVNPGRPIPAESTAVHGIRDEDVAGKPAFAEVASEILATLAAAIPAAYNAVFDRGFMLAELERASIRPENPPPAMRREVDWIDPLTFARELYKHEGSRALGDMAALLGIELVNAHRATDDAEAALRVLYALAKDSRVPRAYGSFIQEQRRLLRMQDEARARWRRPS
- a CDS encoding multiheme c-type cytochrome, coding for MPRALPSTALILSLVLGATVAACQGCRTPPAVTAEDDAAPAQPTIRLYLLSTVAGAIEPCGCTKDQLGGVDHLAAFLRAESAGVPAGLVLGAGPMLFGEPTLRPEEVTQQSWKAETLAAAAKELGLVAWAPGLNDWAAGGEALTKYVSTAGSALLAGNVDGVPGVTGVVVREVAGVKVGIIGVAEPRDRAGKLPDGIRTKPALDAMKAGVAEAKKQGARVLVGLAAIPRGEALRLADAIPELAVLVLGKPQETDHNNDAPKPPMRVGSTLVVETSNHLQTVGVVDLYVRARDSEVLSFADASGIERAEELVSLAGRVRDLETRIQSWEKGGKVKAEDLAARKADLEKLRAERAKLEAPMPAPKGSFFRYKLVEVREKLGADPTMATKLVDYYKRVNEHNRTAFADRKPVAAAAGKATFIGIEACTVCHDEERKVYDGTAHAKAYETLQKDFKEFNLDCVSCHVTGYDKPGGSTVTFVDKLKDVQCEECHGPGSLHARKPDAEGLIILKPDPQSCVSQCHHPPHVENFDPVAKMELVLGPGHGK
- a CDS encoding MlaD family protein; this encodes MGIEVNKGAKVGLMTVALAAAAWGAYRFISPDAGTENGYRVWAYLPDVTGVAPHSRVMIQGIQVGTVDRIWLDGGKARVDIKMFPTAPLFDDAAIGKRATSLIGEYYIVLAPGTEGTPRIPDRGQITHYIEEPSIQSLQGQVSEILKDVKTVTESLKGTVGSDTGKDQLEKILKNLAEVTEALNETVKENRTAVRDTINNINTITQNSQPNINAILDNLRQVTGDVRKMTSAPGENGKGGELRNAAARIDKATTSLESALAHADNVAARIDRGEGTLGKLSKDETLINEVESAVGDVGELVGGMGRLQTIVGLRTDYNFLANTIKSYVELRLQPSEDKYYLIELVNDPRGLTTFEQIDVDTTNPNDPPHYREVRTVTTNAFRFSFQFAKRFGPFTGRFGIKESTGGIGLDLHLLDDRFELRQDLFGFGEQVSPRWRVALAYEFIRKLWLLGGVDDILNADRRDYFIGLQLRFNDKDLKTILPFAPPVF
- a CDS encoding tetratricopeptide repeat protein is translated as MRGVARAALVTFALGGMGCTGAAPMTPAPTAPATESQARGDRPAWLPAYTDAQRALLAPVDTPIQAPASRVYPDLHRFEYAGPARLDDLKRTLRFSTLIVTVIEKSPRLYALDDAAPELANLIAQYGPPPAAEPDPWQTAEVVPKNRTLTLAPVKLSDEAKASLATARAKRDAGDTKAAVEAFRAARGFARAAGIALELGEMLVAQKQTQEAREAFEDAVRIDPTLATAHLRLAELAEKRGDRDEARRRLAEAIAFWPASRRAMALADRLSNGLASSRHTRLPLFQVFFDVDNAGAIHVGSSGGDPARIYAGCRAVMRYEPEIRARIFEQPEDVPYHLTMMEELICLESAIGTYVAARMSKERAPADPAMDALLEVAHEEGLGGYVMTEILGRHRPERARVAPREVHEAMVRYVERTMLGAPLVADPAQGVYTAAR